A window from Mycobacterium saskatchewanense encodes these proteins:
- a CDS encoding rhomboid-like protein, which produces MMGGIFSRLARVQFTLAYAAVLLAISCVILALGPHAHDVIVERASTNLHNLAHGHLGTLIGSALVVDAGPLYFWLPFLTCLLALAELHLRTIRLMIAFVVGHIGATLLVAAALAAAVEVGWLPVSITRVSDVGMSYGALAVLGAMTAVIPPRWRAAWVGWWVSAGLAAAIIGGDFTDAGHTVAVVLGVLVSARFQQPIHWTWVRRLMLVASSGFGFLVLAHHWITMAAAPVFGLLGALVAYTTVQFVAARKAGPQLPAEDDAPANPQAVVVG; this is translated from the coding sequence ATGATGGGGGGCATATTTTCCCGGCTTGCCCGGGTCCAGTTCACGCTGGCATACGCCGCGGTTCTTCTGGCCATCAGCTGCGTCATCCTGGCGTTGGGTCCGCACGCACACGACGTCATCGTCGAGCGGGCCAGCACGAACCTGCACAACCTAGCGCACGGCCACCTGGGCACCCTGATCGGCAGCGCCCTGGTGGTCGACGCCGGCCCGCTCTACTTCTGGCTGCCCTTCCTGACGTGCCTGCTCGCGCTCGCTGAGCTGCACCTACGCACGATCCGGCTGATGATCGCGTTCGTCGTCGGCCACATCGGCGCCACGCTGCTGGTTGCCGCGGCGCTAGCCGCGGCGGTCGAAGTCGGTTGGCTGCCGGTGTCCATTACCCGGGTCAGCGACGTGGGGATGAGCTACGGCGCCCTCGCGGTGCTCGGGGCGATGACGGCGGTGATTCCCCCGCGCTGGCGGGCGGCCTGGGTCGGCTGGTGGGTGTCGGCGGGGCTGGCGGCGGCCATCATCGGTGGGGACTTCACCGACGCCGGTCATACCGTCGCCGTGGTGTTGGGCGTGCTGGTATCGGCAAGATTCCAGCAACCGATCCACTGGACATGGGTGCGCCGCCTGATGCTCGTGGCGTCCTCGGGATTCGGATTCCTGGTGCTAGCGCACCACTGGATCACGATGGCCGCGGCGCCGGTATTCGGTCTGCTGGGCGCGCTGGTCGCCTACACGACCGTCCAGTTCGTCGCAGCGCGCAAAGCGGGCCCACAGTTGCCTGCGGAAGACGACGCGCCGGCCAATCCCCAAGCGGTCGTCGTCGGCTAA
- a CDS encoding PE family protein, producing the protein MSFVFAVPDEVQGAAQNLANIREAIAEASSSIAGPTTGVVAAAQDQVSAAVAAMFGTFGQEYQVLNNQAQAFHDQFVGLLNAGAGAYLGSDVANAQQSLMNAVSAPVQGILGQAGAAAAANGAALGAAAAQPAALLDPIVGGGTIGGSLLGGLGGGSVGASINGVVSALESGNPLSFLSGAAPPNVLGGIPGLPATLQSLESALLPQLFNAGTSPGVPDIAGPYQTLYNNTAANLQAVSGLWSANPAPLLRQFIDNQIAYGQLVATSFQHAATGFAAGVVALPSSFQAAFQALLTGDATGAVTDIGKGFANLFFSGLEFNTNGTVTVLGALGDLLPIAAVPGDVALNFSNVVGTLTDSNISFSFLPPSFSVGLPLALALDAIGAPVTTLSAFASSANAFAEAVQTGNALGAAAALIDAPAVVANGFLNGEQSLTLELPTSLSPIPFTSSLTATVPLGGLLVSLQPVNATAVVAGIPTTIPLAGTEFGGLIPGLYSGSVQLADAISGVVIPGEMLVGRL; encoded by the coding sequence ATGTCGTTCGTCTTCGCGGTGCCGGATGAAGTGCAAGGAGCGGCGCAGAACCTGGCGAACATCCGGGAAGCGATAGCAGAGGCCAGTTCGTCGATCGCGGGACCCACCACCGGAGTCGTCGCGGCGGCCCAGGACCAGGTATCGGCGGCGGTCGCCGCAATGTTCGGCACCTTCGGCCAGGAATATCAGGTTCTCAACAACCAGGCCCAGGCCTTCCACGACCAGTTCGTCGGCCTGCTGAACGCGGGCGCCGGCGCATACCTCGGCAGCGACGTCGCCAACGCGCAGCAAAGTCTGATGAACGCGGTGAGCGCACCCGTCCAGGGAATCCTCGGGCAGGCCGGCGCGGCGGCAGCAGCAAACGGCGCCGCCCTCGGTGCCGCTGCCGCGCAGCCCGCGGCCCTCCTCGATCCAATCGTTGGCGGGGGGACAATCGGGGGTTCGCTCCTGGGCGGTCTCGGCGGTGGATCGGTGGGCGCGAGCATCAACGGCGTGGTGAGCGCCCTCGAGAGTGGCAACCCCCTCTCGTTCCTATCCGGGGCGGCCCCGCCGAATGTGTTAGGGGGCATCCCAGGGCTGCCGGCAACCCTTCAGTCGCTCGAAAGTGCGCTGCTGCCACAGTTATTCAATGCCGGGACGAGCCCGGGCGTGCCCGACATCGCGGGACCGTATCAGACGCTTTACAACAACACGGCCGCCAACCTGCAAGCCGTCAGCGGTCTATGGTCCGCCAACCCTGCGCCCCTATTGCGCCAGTTCATCGACAACCAAATCGCCTACGGACAATTGGTCGCCACTTCTTTCCAGCACGCGGCCACCGGCTTCGCAGCCGGGGTGGTTGCCCTGCCATCTTCTTTCCAGGCCGCGTTTCAAGCCCTCTTGACGGGCGACGCGACCGGGGCGGTCACCGACATCGGCAAGGGATTCGCCAACTTATTTTTCTCGGGTCTCGAGTTCAACACCAATGGGACCGTGACAGTACTGGGTGCGCTGGGCGACCTGTTGCCCATTGCCGCCGTTCCGGGTGATGTCGCGTTGAACTTCAGCAATGTGGTCGGAACCCTTACCGACTCCAATATCTCGTTTTCTTTCTTACCGCCGTCATTCTCGGTCGGATTGCCTTTAGCCCTGGCTCTTGATGCCATTGGCGCGCCGGTTACAACGTTGAGCGCGTTTGCGAGCAGTGCGAATGCTTTTGCCGAAGCGGTACAGACCGGCAACGCGCTGGGCGCCGCGGCTGCCCTCATCGACGCGCCCGCGGTTGTTGCCAATGGCTTCCTCAACGGGGAACAGTCGTTGACGCTCGAATTGCCTACGTCTTTGTCACCGATTCCCTTCACGTCCTCATTGACGGCGACCGTTCCGCTTGGGGGACTTCTGGTTTCGCTCCAACCGGTCAACGCGACTGCCGTCGTTGCTGGTATTCCGACGACGATTCCGCTCGCGGGAACCGAGTTCGGCGGCCTGATTCCGGGCCTCTATAGCGGGTCCGTGCAACTCGCTGATGCGATAAGCGGGGTCGTAATTCCCGGCGAGATGCTTGTCGGGCGACTATGA
- the pheT gene encoding phenylalanine--tRNA ligase subunit beta, with protein sequence MRVPYSWLREVVAAGAPDWDVAPKDLEQALVRIGHEVEEVQTLGPVDGPLTVGRVTDIEELTGFKKPIRACLVDVGAEEQREIICGATNFAVGDLIVAALPGTILPGGFAIAARKTYGRQSDGMICSAAELGLGADHSGILVLPPGTAEPGADAAAVLGLDDVVFHLAITPDRGYCMSVRGLAREIACAYDLNFVDPADVKPLPADGEAWPLTVHADTGVRRFSLRPVTGIDPDAVSPWWLQRRLLLCGIRATSPAVDVTNYVMLELGHPMHAHDANRITGGLEVRFARPGETVVTLDDIERKLDPADVLIVDDAATAAIGGVMGAASTEVRADSTDVLLEAAVWDPAAVSRTQRRLHLPSEAARRYERGVDPAISVAALNRCATLLVDIAGGAVSDKLTDWRGDPPRDDWAFPPIRIAADLPDRFAGIAYAPGTTAKRLAQIGVLVAGEGDTLTVTPPSWRPDLSQPADLVEEVLRLEGLEAIPSVLPSAPAGRGLTAVQKRRRAVGKSLAQSGFVEILPTPFLPAGVFELWGLPADDSRRRTTHVLNPLEADRPHLATTLLPALLEALTRNVSRGLVDVALYSLAQVVQPTEETGGVELIPVHRRPTDDEIALLDASLPRQPQHVAAVMAGLSERRGPWGPGRRFEAADAFEAVRIVARASGVEVQLRAAQYLPWHPGRCAEVLVGETTVGHAGQLHPAVIERSGLPRDTCAMELNLDAIPLTDLLPAPRVSPYPAVFQDVSLVVSADVPAQAVADAVREGAGELLEDIQLFDVFTGPQIGEHRKSLTFALRFRAPDRTLTEDDASAARDAAVQRAAEVVGAELRA encoded by the coding sequence ATGCGCGTTCCGTACAGCTGGCTGCGGGAAGTCGTCGCGGCGGGCGCCCCGGATTGGGATGTCGCACCAAAGGACCTCGAGCAGGCGCTCGTGCGGATCGGCCACGAAGTCGAGGAGGTCCAGACCCTCGGCCCGGTCGACGGCCCGCTAACGGTGGGACGCGTCACCGACATCGAGGAGCTCACCGGCTTCAAGAAGCCGATCCGCGCCTGCCTCGTCGACGTCGGCGCGGAAGAGCAGCGCGAGATCATCTGTGGTGCGACGAATTTCGCCGTCGGCGATCTGATAGTGGCGGCGCTACCCGGGACCATATTGCCTGGCGGATTCGCTATTGCCGCACGTAAGACCTATGGGCGTCAATCCGACGGGATGATTTGCTCGGCGGCCGAACTCGGCTTGGGTGCAGACCATTCGGGGATCTTGGTGCTACCGCCCGGGACCGCCGAACCCGGGGCGGATGCAGCCGCGGTGCTCGGACTCGACGACGTCGTCTTCCACCTGGCGATCACCCCCGATCGCGGGTATTGCATGTCGGTGCGCGGCTTGGCGCGCGAGATCGCCTGTGCCTACGACCTGAATTTCGTCGACCCTGCGGACGTCAAGCCCCTGCCGGCCGACGGCGAAGCCTGGCCACTGACCGTGCACGCCGACACCGGTGTGCGCCGGTTTTCCCTGCGGCCGGTCACCGGGATCGACCCCGACGCCGTGTCGCCATGGTGGTTGCAACGCCGGTTGCTGCTCTGCGGAATTCGGGCGACGTCGCCGGCAGTGGACGTCACGAACTACGTGATGCTGGAACTGGGCCACCCCATGCACGCCCACGACGCCAACCGCATCACCGGCGGTCTCGAGGTGCGGTTCGCCCGGCCCGGCGAGACCGTCGTCACCCTCGACGACATCGAGCGCAAGCTCGATCCGGCCGACGTCCTCATCGTCGACGACGCGGCGACCGCCGCGATCGGCGGCGTGATGGGGGCGGCGAGCACCGAGGTGCGCGCCGATTCCACTGACGTGCTGCTGGAGGCCGCCGTGTGGGACCCGGCTGCGGTATCGCGCACCCAGCGCAGGCTGCACCTGCCCAGCGAGGCAGCCCGGCGGTATGAGCGTGGCGTGGATCCGGCCATCTCGGTGGCCGCGCTGAACCGTTGTGCCACACTGCTCGTCGACATCGCCGGGGGAGCGGTGTCGGACAAACTCACCGACTGGCGGGGCGACCCGCCGCGTGACGATTGGGCCTTTCCGCCGATCCGCATCGCCGCCGACCTGCCGGACCGCTTCGCCGGCATCGCGTACGCCCCGGGCACGACCGCCAAGCGGCTGGCGCAGATCGGGGTCCTGGTGGCCGGCGAGGGTGACACGCTGACCGTGACGCCGCCGAGCTGGCGACCGGATTTGTCGCAGCCAGCCGACCTCGTCGAGGAGGTGCTGCGGCTGGAGGGGCTCGAGGCGATCCCTTCGGTGCTGCCGTCCGCGCCCGCGGGCCGGGGGCTCACCGCGGTGCAGAAGCGCCGCCGCGCCGTCGGCAAGTCGCTGGCCCAGTCCGGGTTCGTCGAGATCCTGCCCACTCCGTTCTTGCCGGCCGGGGTGTTCGAGCTGTGGGGCCTGCCCGCCGATGACTCGCGACGCCGCACGACTCACGTGCTCAACCCGCTGGAAGCCGACCGCCCGCACCTGGCCACCACGCTGCTGCCCGCCTTGTTGGAAGCGCTGACACGCAACGTATCCCGCGGCCTCGTCGACGTCGCGCTGTATTCGCTGGCGCAGGTGGTGCAGCCGACCGAGGAAACCGGGGGCGTCGAGCTGATTCCCGTGCACCGCCGCCCGACCGACGACGAGATCGCCCTGCTCGACGCGTCCTTGCCTCGGCAACCCCAGCACGTCGCCGCGGTAATGGCGGGCTTGAGTGAACGGCGTGGTCCGTGGGGACCCGGCCGCCGCTTCGAAGCCGCCGATGCGTTCGAGGCGGTGCGAATCGTCGCCCGTGCCAGCGGAGTCGAGGTGCAGCTCCGCGCGGCGCAATACCTGCCCTGGCATCCCGGCCGGTGCGCCGAAGTGCTGGTCGGCGAGACCACCGTCGGTCACGCAGGTCAACTGCATCCCGCGGTGATCGAACGCTCTGGCCTGCCCAGAGACACGTGCGCGATGGAGCTCAACCTCGACGCGATCCCTCTCACCGATCTGCTTCCGGCGCCACGGGTCTCGCCATACCCCGCCGTCTTTCAGGACGTCAGCCTGGTGGTGTCCGCGGACGTGCCGGCTCAGGCGGTGGCCGACGCGGTTCGCGAGGGCGCCGGCGAACTGCTCGAGGACATCCAGTTGTTCGACGTCTTCACCGGCCCGCAGATCGGGGAGCACCGCAAGTCGCTGACGTTCGCATTGCGGTTCCGCGCGCCCGACCGCACCCTCACCGAGGACGACGCCAGCGCCGCTCGCGACGCTGCGGTGCAACGCGCCGCCGAAGTGGTCGGCGCCGAGCTGCGCGCCTAG
- a CDS encoding PE family protein yields the protein MSFVIATPDLVESAAQSLAGIRSSLAEAAATAASPTTGIVAAAQDEVSVAIASLFGNFGQEFQALSAQAQSFHAQFVSLMNAGAGAYGSAEAANAAQTILGGLDGGVLGGVGQSLGGVVSGGQAALGQLAGNLGVGVNGAVTALGNGSIGAFVGGELQSGAQAISNAIAGAQLTVGGLQTGGAAGVLDGLSSFGATVAGPYQALFTNTVNNLGSIGNTLVSNPFPFLHQLVNNQIFYGQTIATQLATGIQNLPTELANLPAAIQAGIQQIANFNPGAFVQQLINTQIGYAQTIATGLQSAAQDLVTGIQTLPAGLATAFQALLAGDPSSAFSALSSALETAFLPGFSLATLPSGIMSVTPLGPLGDLAPIFNIPGQIAQSFADLLPLGTVPHMMAQNATNLVEAFTNFGTTLDLNALNINFGLPLQLILDGIGGPINGLSAFNSTAVALGSALQTGDLTGALTAFLDAPANVTNAFLNGTTNLLLPSADLGGGLSSAVEIPFGGILTPLTLPTLVINILGTDTPLPLLGGTGVGGIIPGLIGFGPQLAAAIMSTM from the coding sequence ATGTCGTTTGTGATCGCAACGCCGGACCTGGTTGAGAGTGCAGCTCAGAGTTTGGCGGGTATTCGTTCGTCGTTGGCGGAGGCCGCGGCGACTGCGGCCAGTCCTACCACGGGCATCGTCGCGGCGGCGCAGGACGAGGTATCGGTTGCGATCGCATCGCTGTTCGGCAATTTCGGGCAGGAGTTTCAGGCGCTGAGTGCTCAGGCGCAGTCGTTTCACGCGCAGTTCGTGTCGTTGATGAATGCCGGTGCGGGGGCGTATGGGAGCGCGGAAGCGGCCAACGCCGCGCAGACGATTCTGGGTGGTCTTGATGGCGGCGTGCTTGGTGGGGTGGGGCAGAGTTTGGGTGGGGTCGTGTCGGGTGGTCAGGCGGCCCTCGGGCAGTTGGCCGGGAACCTGGGTGTGGGTGTCAATGGTGCGGTGACGGCGCTGGGTAATGGCAGCATCGGGGCATTTGTGGGTGGTGAGCTGCAGAGTGGGGCGCAGGCGATTTCGAATGCGATCGCCGGTGCGCAGCTCACGGTGGGGGGCCTGCAGACCGGTGGGGCTGCGGGGGTGCTCGACGGGTTGAGTTCGTTTGGCGCCACGGTGGCCGGCCCGTATCAGGCCCTGTTCACCAACACCGTCAACAACCTGGGTTCGATCGGGAACACCTTGGTGTCCAACCCGTTCCCGTTCCTGCATCAGCTGGTCAACAACCAGATCTTCTACGGTCAGACGATCGCCACCCAGCTTGCGACCGGCATTCAGAACCTGCCCACCGAGCTGGCCAACCTGCCGGCGGCGATCCAGGCCGGCATCCAACAGATCGCCAACTTCAACCCCGGTGCGTTCGTGCAGCAGCTGATCAACACCCAGATCGGCTACGCCCAAACCATCGCCACCGGATTGCAAAGTGCCGCACAAGACCTCGTCACCGGCATCCAGACCCTGCCCGCGGGCCTGGCGACAGCCTTCCAGGCCCTGCTGGCAGGTGACCCCTCATCCGCATTCTCCGCCCTCAGTTCCGCCCTCGAGACCGCTTTCCTTCCGGGATTCAGCCTGGCCACGCTGCCGTCCGGGATTATGAGCGTGACGCCGCTGGGACCCCTGGGAGACCTGGCGCCGATATTCAACATCCCCGGCCAGATCGCGCAAAGTTTCGCCGACTTGCTGCCCCTTGGGACGGTCCCGCACATGATGGCACAGAACGCAACGAACCTGGTCGAGGCATTCACGAATTTCGGTACCACGCTTGACCTGAATGCATTGAACATCAACTTCGGGCTGCCGCTGCAGTTGATTTTGGATGGTATCGGTGGACCGATCAACGGGCTGAGCGCATTCAACTCCACCGCGGTGGCGCTGGGAAGCGCGCTGCAAACCGGTGACCTGACGGGCGCGTTGACCGCATTCCTCGACGCTCCGGCGAACGTCACGAACGCCTTCCTCAACGGCACCACGAACCTGTTGTTGCCGTCGGCCGACCTCGGCGGTGGTCTCAGCTCGGCTGTCGAGATCCCCTTCGGCGGGATCCTCACTCCCCTAACCCTTCCGACTCTCGTGATCAACATCCTGGGGACCGACACGCCGCTGCCGCTTCTCGGTGGGACCGGAGTCGGTGGAATCATCCCCGGCCTGATCGGCTTCGGGCCTCAACTGGCGGCGGCAATCATGTCCACCATGTAG
- a CDS encoding adenylate/guanylate cyclase domain-containing protein, whose product MEVARRDPDSGEPDDAVQTQAQPTPRRLPPASVHTATQWLKGRNHNPGAVAFLRRARRLLPGDPEFGDPLSTAGDGGPRAAARAADRLLGDRDAVSREVSLGVLQVWQALTEAVSRRPANTEVTLVFTDLVGFSTWSLNAGDEAALSLLRQVARAVEPPLLDAGGHIVKRMGDGIMAVFRDPTVAVRAVLEAKAALKSVEVAGYTPRMRVGIHTGRPQRLAADWLGVDVNVAARVMERATKGGIMVSSSTLDLISQSELDAMGIVAKRARKPVFPHKSAGIPADLAIYRLKTHRELTASDDTAETQSQP is encoded by the coding sequence GTGGAGGTGGCGCGTCGCGATCCGGATTCCGGCGAGCCCGACGACGCGGTGCAAACGCAGGCGCAGCCAACCCCGCGCCGGCTGCCACCCGCGTCGGTGCACACCGCGACGCAGTGGTTGAAGGGCAGGAACCACAACCCCGGCGCGGTGGCCTTTCTGCGCCGCGCGCGGCGGCTCTTGCCGGGCGATCCGGAGTTCGGGGACCCGCTGTCCACCGCGGGTGATGGTGGTCCGAGGGCCGCGGCGCGCGCCGCCGACCGGCTGCTGGGGGACCGCGACGCGGTGTCACGGGAAGTCAGTCTGGGCGTGTTGCAGGTGTGGCAGGCGCTTACCGAAGCGGTGTCCCGAAGGCCGGCAAACACAGAGGTCACCCTCGTTTTCACCGATCTGGTGGGGTTCTCCACCTGGTCCCTGAACGCGGGTGACGAGGCGGCCCTCTCGCTGCTGCGGCAGGTGGCGCGCGCGGTCGAACCGCCCCTGCTCGACGCCGGTGGGCACATCGTCAAGCGGATGGGCGACGGGATCATGGCGGTGTTCCGCGATCCGACGGTCGCCGTGCGTGCGGTGCTGGAAGCCAAAGCGGCGTTGAAATCGGTCGAGGTGGCCGGCTACACCCCCCGCATGCGGGTCGGAATCCACACCGGGCGCCCGCAGCGACTGGCCGCCGACTGGCTCGGTGTTGACGTCAACGTCGCCGCGCGGGTGATGGAACGGGCCACCAAGGGTGGAATCATGGTGTCGAGTTCGACGTTAGATCTGATATCGCAGAGCGAATTGGACGCAATGGGCATCGTCGCCAAGCGTGCACGCAAGCCGGTGTTCCCACACAAGAGCGCCGGCATTCCCGCGGACCTGGCGATTTACCGCCTCAAGACTCATAGGGAGTTGACAGCCTCCGATGACACGGCCGAAACACAGTCCCAGCCATAA
- a CDS encoding PE family protein produces the protein MSFVVVIPDLVTTAAQDLAGIHSALSEAAAAAAGPNTAVVAAAEDEVSAAIASVFGGLGQDYQALCAQAAAFHGQFVNQLAGSAAAYLSTEAASAQQAVSNAVNAAAAAPTDIGGSLGAVLGAYESLFANTAANLSGIGNTWVNVTEPALLQAFATQVSVPQRIAAAFGSGNLSSLLNVTGQSGLGYANLAQQLTTPISVSLTSLSPSGASIAVGFGLPTLLAFDALGAQVNAASAAAASSAAFFSAVQAGNPVGAAIALIDAPANIANGLLNGQETVAVNLPLPGLSLTANVPFTGLFAPLQPWTATATGPGLPLMNTVTVTGPPVGGLVPALLNYVPQLLATALTG, from the coding sequence ATGTCTTTTGTGGTTGTAATTCCGGATCTGGTGACGACCGCTGCCCAGGACTTGGCGGGTATTCATTCGGCGCTCAGCGAAGCCGCTGCGGCGGCCGCAGGTCCCAACACGGCGGTGGTGGCAGCGGCCGAGGACGAGGTATCGGCCGCGATCGCGTCGGTGTTCGGGGGGTTGGGTCAGGACTATCAAGCGCTTTGCGCTCAAGCCGCGGCCTTTCATGGGCAATTCGTCAACCAGTTGGCGGGGTCCGCGGCCGCCTACCTCAGCACCGAGGCCGCGAGCGCCCAGCAGGCGGTGTCGAACGCGGTCAACGCGGCTGCGGCCGCACCAACCGACATCGGCGGCTCGCTCGGCGCGGTCCTCGGCGCGTATGAGAGCCTGTTCGCCAACACCGCAGCCAACCTGAGCGGCATCGGCAACACGTGGGTGAATGTTACGGAGCCGGCACTGCTGCAGGCGTTCGCCACCCAAGTCAGCGTCCCGCAACGGATCGCTGCGGCATTCGGCAGCGGAAACCTGTCGTCGCTGTTGAATGTGACCGGGCAGAGCGGCCTCGGCTACGCGAACCTGGCGCAGCAGCTGACCACGCCGATATCCGTGTCGCTCACGTCTTTGAGTCCGTCGGGTGCATCGATCGCGGTCGGATTCGGGCTGCCGACCCTGTTGGCCTTCGATGCGTTGGGAGCACAAGTGAACGCAGCGTCCGCGGCGGCGGCCAGCAGCGCGGCGTTCTTTAGCGCGGTGCAGGCAGGCAACCCGGTCGGCGCGGCCATCGCACTCATCGATGCCCCGGCCAACATCGCCAACGGACTACTCAACGGGCAGGAGACCGTCGCGGTGAACCTGCCGCTACCAGGATTGTCGCTGACGGCCAACGTTCCCTTCACCGGACTCTTCGCACCTCTTCAGCCCTGGACGGCCACCGCGACCGGTCCCGGTCTGCCCCTGATGAATACCGTCACTGTGACGGGGCCTCCTGTGGGTGGCCTGGTTCCGGCATTACTGAACTACGTGCCCCAGTTGCTGGCAACCGCATTGACGGGCTGA
- the pheS gene encoding phenylalanine--tRNA ligase subunit alpha: MGDQPVDLSPDALARAVTAAQQAIEQAADLDALARVKTEHLGDRSPLALARQALGALPKDERADAGKRVNVARSEVQRSYDERLATLRAERDAAVLVAEGIDVTLPSTRHPAGARHPITILAEHIADTFVAMGWELAEGPEVETEQFNFDALNFPADHPARSEQDTFYIAPENSRQLLRTHTSPVQVRTLLAHELPVYIISIGRTFRTDELDATHTPVFHQVEGLAVDRGLSMAHLRGTLDAFARAEFGPSARTRIRPHFFPFTEPSAEVDVWFANKKGGADWVEWGGCGMVHPNVLRAAGINPDVYSGFAFGMGLERTLQFRNGIPDMRDMVEGDVRFSLPFGVGA; this comes from the coding sequence GTGGGTGATCAACCCGTCGACCTGTCGCCCGACGCCTTGGCCCGAGCCGTCACCGCCGCCCAGCAGGCCATCGAACAGGCCGCGGACCTTGACGCCCTGGCGCGCGTCAAAACCGAGCATTTGGGCGACCGCTCGCCGCTGGCCCTGGCGCGCCAAGCGCTGGGCGCCTTGCCGAAAGACGAGCGCGCCGATGCCGGCAAGCGGGTCAACGTCGCACGCTCGGAGGTCCAACGCAGTTACGACGAACGGCTGGCCACACTGCGCGCCGAGCGCGACGCAGCGGTCCTGGTCGCCGAAGGCATAGACGTCACCCTGCCGTCGACGCGGCATCCGGCCGGGGCTCGGCACCCAATCACGATCTTGGCCGAGCACATCGCCGATACTTTCGTCGCGATGGGATGGGAGCTTGCGGAGGGCCCGGAGGTAGAAACCGAGCAGTTCAACTTCGACGCCCTCAACTTTCCCGCCGACCACCCCGCGCGCAGTGAACAGGACACCTTCTACATCGCGCCGGAGAATTCCCGTCAACTGCTGCGCACGCACACCTCACCGGTGCAGGTGCGCACCCTGCTGGCGCACGAATTGCCCGTCTACATCATCTCGATCGGCCGGACGTTCCGTACTGACGAGCTCGACGCCACCCACACGCCGGTCTTCCACCAGGTGGAAGGGTTGGCGGTGGACCGCGGCCTGTCGATGGCGCACCTGCGGGGAACGCTGGACGCGTTCGCGCGCGCCGAGTTCGGGCCCTCCGCGCGCACGCGGATCCGGCCGCACTTCTTCCCGTTCACCGAGCCGTCGGCCGAGGTCGACGTCTGGTTCGCCAACAAGAAGGGCGGCGCCGACTGGGTGGAGTGGGGCGGCTGCGGGATGGTGCATCCGAATGTGTTGCGAGCGGCCGGGATCAACCCGGACGTTTACTCGGGCTTCGCGTTCGGGATGGGCCTGGAGCGAACCCTGCAGTTCCGCAACGGGATTCCGGACATGCGCGACATGGTCGAGGGCGACGTCCGGTTCTCGCTGCCGTTCGGGGTGGGTGCCTGA
- a CDS encoding oxygenase MpaB family protein — protein MTATGTYGTPSEDPLGPDSLTWKYFGDLRTGMMGIWIGAIQNMYPELGAGVEEHSILLREPLQRVARSVYPIMGVVYDGDRAAETGRQIKSYHHTIKGTDATGRRYHALNPETFYWAHATFFMLIIKVAEYFCGGLTEAEKRQLFDEHVRWYRMYGMSMRPVPESWEDFRKYWDRVCREELEINQATLDIFRIRIPKPSFVLMPTPLWDQLFRPLVAGQRWIAAGLFDPAVREKAGMRWTLGDEVLLRLFGKLVELAFLAVPDEIRLHPRALAAYRRAEGRAPVDAPLVEAPAFMAPPRDRRGLPMHYFPPRPRSALDPALQPARAIMERAGSIVHTTLSLAGLRPARGRGRNAA, from the coding sequence ATGACTGCCACGGGGACTTATGGCACTCCTTCCGAGGATCCGCTCGGGCCCGATTCGCTCACGTGGAAGTACTTCGGGGACCTGCGCACCGGAATGATGGGGATCTGGATCGGCGCCATCCAGAACATGTATCCCGAGCTGGGCGCCGGCGTCGAGGAGCACTCGATCCTGCTTCGCGAGCCCCTGCAGCGGGTGGCACGGTCGGTGTACCCCATCATGGGCGTCGTCTACGACGGCGACCGGGCCGCCGAGACCGGCCGGCAGATCAAGAGCTACCACCACACGATCAAGGGGACGGACGCGACCGGGCGCCGCTATCACGCGCTCAACCCGGAAACCTTCTACTGGGCGCACGCCACCTTCTTCATGCTGATCATCAAGGTGGCCGAATACTTCTGTGGGGGCCTGACCGAGGCCGAGAAGCGGCAGCTGTTCGACGAACACGTGCGGTGGTACCGCATGTACGGCATGAGCATGCGGCCGGTGCCCGAGTCCTGGGAGGACTTCCGAAAGTACTGGGACCGGGTCTGCCGCGAGGAGCTGGAGATCAACCAAGCGACGCTCGACATCTTCCGGATCCGCATCCCCAAGCCCAGTTTCGTCCTCATGCCGACTCCGCTCTGGGATCAGTTGTTCAGGCCGCTGGTGGCCGGCCAGCGCTGGATCGCGGCGGGCCTATTCGACCCCGCGGTGCGCGAGAAGGCCGGAATGCGGTGGACCCTTGGTGACGAGGTCCTGCTGCGCCTATTCGGCAAGCTGGTCGAGCTGGCGTTCCTGGCCGTTCCCGACGAGATTCGGCTGCACCCGCGCGCCCTGGCCGCCTACCGCCGCGCGGAGGGGCGGGCCCCGGTCGACGCGCCGCTGGTCGAGGCTCCGGCGTTCATGGCACCCCCGCGCGACCGCCGCGGGCTGCCGATGCATTACTTTCCGCCGCGCCCACGTTCCGCGCTGGACCCGGCCCTCCAACCCGCGCG